The stretch of DNA ggtctcacgggtcgtattttgtgagacggatttgggtcatccatgaaaaagtattaatttttatgctaagagtattattttttattgtgaatatcggtagagttgacccgtttcacagataaagattcgtgagaccgtctcacaagagatctactcaacATCGAATGAGATAGATTAcaagtaaaattatttttaaatgtagaTTTTCAAAGTTGGACATGTTGTATTATATGCAATATAATACATAGTGACAGTCAAATTGTCTTCTAAaagaaaactattttaaaacCTGAGCATATGTTGGTTACAGACTTACAGTGACACCAAGATGATAAGGTTTGATAAAGAAAAAGAGAACACAAGATAATCCACCTTTCGAATTGGCAGCCATAACCTTTGGTTTGCCTAACCTGTTAAGGAATCCCTTTAATATAATGGGTGTAACGACTGTATGCTTTTGGCCCTACAAAATTAGTTAATGACACTGTTTTGTTTAATGACGGGTGTTTATCCAATTGAAAGTTTTTGTCCTAAATTGGACATTATTAATAGGCAAATGTAAAGGTTTCTTTTGAAGCTGGTGTGTGCATGGTTATGTCACAAAGCATGAATTCCAGCTCAAAAGGATTGAATGACGAATCTGCACACACTCATATTCCACCTAAGAATTGAAGGGACGGAAAACAACTAGCTTTGTTGTAGGCACTGCTAAATAATGTGTGTGAACATGTATAGCATTGTATTAAATATACGTGTATGACTCATATCAAATGGAGATAATTATATATAGTTAAATGATTTATAAACAGCTGCCTTTGGATCCTTATTCTCCGAGAAATCAGGAAAGGGTAATCAAACTTCAAAAATCAACAGATGTAGCTCGATAGTGTTATCCGACAAGCGATCAAATTCAGAGCTCTTCTATAAAAATTCGAACAGGAAAAGGAGGAAAAGATCTTTGGACTGGAGAAATTGATGAATTTGAACTAGATATGGAGATGGCCAACTCCTTTGACATTAATATTGACCAGATgatcaattatattaaaaaaatattggctCAAAATCAAAAGGGTGTGATCCCAAAAACACCATGCATAagggaattaaaaaaaaaaggaaaaaagaaaaagaatggtcaGATCTTTAACTTTTGATGACCCAAAGCTGACTCatgcaaaaaataatttaacattaaaTAACTAATTAGCCATTTCATTATAAATAGAGTACAGAGGAGTCATGGTTGGATCAGCAAAGTTGATCTCAAGAATTGGTGAACATTCTGAAgcatttcatttcatttactTATCAAATACACCAAACTGAAAGTATAATGGGAGTAAAAACCAGCAAGTCACGAATTGGGAAGAAAAATATGCAGAAAGAACATGTGATCATGGGGATTCCCATTAGCTCACAAGATTATGCTCTCTCTGCAAAACCAATTTTACCTGATCCCGTGTCTCAATATCAGCTTCTGCCTTCTCCAGCTAATCACTATTACAAAATCAGGCACAGTAAGCTATTCTTTCTTAGCCCACCCTCAACAACTATATAAGATATTTGAATAATTAGTCACTCATTTGATTCTAATGGAAATATGCAGGTAGAGTAGACTCAATGATTTCCAAGATTAACAAGCTCGGGCAGAGTGTGGACATAATTGCTCAAGGGATCCGAGAGCACGGTAACTACTCATATTTGAGATATAAACAACTATCATTATTTGAGGAAAAAAACCATGTCCAACATGTTCATGGCCTTTGCAGTGAGACTAGGACCCAAGTTAAGTGAAACCGTGAAAGGAAAATTGAGCCTGGGAGCAAGAATCCTTCAGTTAGGGGGAGTGGACAAAATTTTCAAGCATAAATTTGACACCAGAGACGGTGAAAAGCTGTTCAAGGCTTCACAGTGCTATTTGTCGACGACAGCTGGTCCTATTGCTGGACTCCTCTTTATTTCTAATCATAGAGTTGCCTTCTGCAGTGAGAGATTAATCAAACTCTCTTCTCCATCTGGAAAGCTGGTTAAAATTCATTATAAGGTATGTTTATCTTTGGTATTCTGAACCCAACTTGCAACTACCATGACCTCGGCAACAAGAGAAACCAACTTGTTTCAAAATTGTTATACATTTGCAGGTTATGATTCCACTTCGGAAAATAAGGAGAGCCAACGAAAGTGAGGATGTGAAAAAGCCTACACAGAAGTATGTGCAAGTAGTAACCGAGGACAATTTTGATTTCTGGTTCATGGGATTTCTAAATCATCAGAGGACTTTCAAGTATCTGCAGCAGGCAATCCATCAAGCTAGATGAGGCTTTGGCAgcattatattttttcttttatttcgtTAATTTATTTTCCTGTCTTCCTGTGTTTATATTGTCACCCTTTTCTTGGGGTGGATAGATGTACATTTAAGAAGCTATATTCTCAAATATGTGCCATTTTGTACAAACTCGGGCTTAGCCTTTTGGTGAAAGAACAAATATTCATTCTCATTTTATGTCCCCCGCAGTGAAAGACAATGGGAAAAAGTAAAGTAAGCAAAAGTACCAACGAAGTTTTGAAAATGTACACATTACTATCGATGTTATTCAAGCCGTACAAACATCAACAAATAAGTAAAGAAAGGTAGAGTCACTCCAGAAGATCAACCATACAATATCCCTGTTCTCTTCCTGACAATTCAATTCCAGAGTTTTATTTATCCTAGTGGAGACCATACCAAAACGGAAATGATAATGGTAGTAGACCAACTGAAAGAATGTAAAATGTAAGAAAGGAGACATCTACCAACTTCTCCTCCAACGGGGATTTCATATCTTTTGGCCTATACCAGCAGGTTATCGCTTTTGTAAATGCATCATTCAACACGTTTTGTCATAAGTACCTCTCCGTTGGCAAATCCTTTCTTATATGTGGGAAAAGAACGAACTTCTGGCAGTATTCGGTCTAGTCAGCGAAGTAGAGTCTGTCAGGTCTGTTCGATTAGCGTAGAGCCGTAGCTTGGGGCATCCCATCCCTCTCCTTGCGCTCCGAAGCCGCTTTGAAATAGTGTCATAGGCACCTTCCTCTTCGATCCAAGTCATAGAAATGCAAATATGTGTTAATTAACCACCAATCCCTGATTGTTTACGTTTTGGGGAGGCGCTGTCACCCAACCTCTTGCCTTTTTGAGGCCACTGCCCACTTTCAGAGTCGTGTCATGAGCACGGTGGACTGAATGGAGGAACATGAAACCAAGCTCCCTGAATACCATATGGATTTCTTATTTTCTTGGGACTTTCTAGTTAGACTTTCTGGTTGGAAATACGAATTTTAGGCAAAAGAGTACATAACTCTCTCTACTTTAGGATGTTCCGCGGAGACCTCGAATCCTTCATAGTAccaaattcagctttctttccTACACGTTAAAAGGTATGTTTTCCTACCAGTCCCAAGAGAAATGAATGCTTGGCACGGACAAAAGCGGGTGAACAGAGTCCCCACGAGGCTCGGAGGAACTGAGATGAGATAGATCAGATCAATAGGAAGGGGGCTGGCAGCCTCCTGTGGTCCATGTTGCACCCTTCCTAATGATACTACCACAAATAGAATGATAAACATGTGGTGATGATTAATAAaggattatttttttattaatgattAACAATGGTCCACATAACATGAACAAACAGGTGAAAGGGTGTCGTAAATTTTCCAAACAAAGTCCCGATGTTAAGGGACTGTAAGAATATGTGAAAGTTTGAAGGCTGGAGAATGTGTGCAAAGACTAAAAATGGTGTACCTAAGTATTTATAGGTTAGAGCATTGCTTGATTTGGAATGGAATTGTAACTTAATTTGTTCATGAGATTTAATTTGATTAGCCAGAATTTACAGGGATTACTGCAGTTTGTATAAGTACCTTGTTATTAAGGATAGATCTGTATCTGGATATAAATCCGAGatatatggatatgaatattatCTGCCGAGTGCGTTATGTGTTGATCTGCAGAACAGGCTACATCTAGCCATTTGGGTCTGATCTTCCATTTATTTGTGTTTTTAACATGTGACCTCAGGGGTGGAAGCTTAGAGATGAATTTTGTATGTTGTAGAACTCTGAGTTGTGGAGAATCAaccttaaaaaattttattgcatGCCATTTTGAAGATTATATCATTTCGTCCCCAAGCAAGAATCTTAAAATGTTTTGCATTGAGCATTTATACTTGATGAGAATGCTGTCTGTTTATTTGTATTgcttaatatataaatatgaaattttgagCATTGAAAAACAAACACCACCGGAAACACGTGTAGATTGTTAAACAAGGGTGTTGGTATTAATTATATAGAACATCTATTGCACTAACTAGGGTGTTACATCTATGATGACAATTAGTTACAGGGAAGAACATCTATCGCACTGACAAGGGTGTTGgtattcatttttatttaaacttTCTAAATCATAAGTAATGGTGAATGAATGTTGCTCAAAGATATTATGAATATATATTACGCTGCCAATGTGTGATTTCGAATAATTAACCAGTGGGGGGAAAATTAAACTAGTTAAATATCATTATTCATTGCACAACTGTCTTTATCCACAAAAAGAAAGGTGGGAATCGATAATATACATTCATAATGTACAAATTTGTTCaggaaaaagaagagagaagaaAAGACATTCCTAAGTTGTGAAACTTGGAATAGAAGATTCTATATCAAACCGGAGAAGAGATGTAGAAGCCCTCGCATGTTTCAGATTCGAACGTTAATTTTCAAACTCACAACTGCCATTGTAACACGTCAGCTGTGTTATGCTATCACCATTCCCATAAATTATAATTCTAGCGCAACACTTCTGGCTCTGCCAAGCTACCAGAAAAATTTACCTGGCATCCTATCGGAAACTGAAGTCCTGCCTCATGGCAACTCACTTTGGTTATGTGTGGGCACGAACGGACATCAAGATATTCAAGAGCTTCACATGACATCAAAAGTTTGGTGATTCCATCGACTGTAATCTTTGGGCAGTTGCTCACCCTCAAGATTTTTAACTtcaacttaaaatcatcatTTCCCAAACTTTGAAAAGCAGCATCTGTCAGCTCCTCGCAACATGCAACATCTAGAGCCTCAAGCTTCCTACACAGAGTAAATATACAGTCTAAAGATATGTCAGATACATTTAAACACCAATCCATGCGCAAAATCTTGAGACTGCTATAACATGCCCCAGCCAATGACTTTATGGATTCATTAGCTATGTCCCGACAACCACCAATGATTAGTCCCTCTAGATTTCTGCAGTGTTTGGCCAAGGACAGAATGGCATCATCTCCAACCTTGTAGCAATCTAGCAACTTCAAAGTGCGCAAGGAAGAGGAACAACCTTTTGCTATGCTATATATACCAAGATCACCAATATTAATGCACTTATTGAGGTCTAAATACTTCAAACTCCGGCAACCCTCAGCAAGAGCAGTGAGACCAGAGTCAGTTAAGTAAGTACAACTTTGCAAACCCAATTCTTCAAGTTTATTGCAGTTCATCGAAAGATGAGTTAACAGAGAATCAGATATAAGTCTGCAACCAGCAAGATGTAATGCTCTGAGATCCCGGCAACCTTTGACAACAGTCGACAATCCTTTATCCGTTAACTTGCGGCAATAAGACACATCTAACGATTCCAAAGAAGGAAGACCCGATCCAATTGCTGATATTCCATTATCAGTTATACCTATTAAAACCATCATTAATATATTATGAGATCAATCAAAATAAGTTCGCTTTGAAGTATTATTCTGAAGAACTGCTAGCACCAAACTAAAATTGAACTTGCAATCTCTGAACATTCAGTTTTCCTACAGAATGTAAAGCTCCACAGTGCAGCAACAGTTGAAAACATTATTAGTTCCATCAAAAAGTAAACAACGGATTTAACAATAATTTTCCCAATAGTATACAATAATAAATTTCAGAAGCAGTCACTGTGAGGAAATCTGTCTCAAGGAATAAGATTTAAGCGGATTAAAGACTGCTTCTTTTCCATAATTCGAGCACCAGTAGGTCTTGCAAAGGTATATCTTTCGGCCCAATTGTTTTTCAAGTTTCCATTGAAAAACAAATTAGCAACCTGTAAAGgtcttttcaaaaaaaataatactttgagTCATTCAATCAAATACGATAGGTGTGACAATGGATCCatcaaattaaattaaccatttcaaattcaaatcaaTTTTCTAAGAAAAATAACTTCAACAGCCACAATATTCAACTCTCGATCAGATGATTTCATCGATAAGAAAGACCGATAACAATAAAGAAACAATTTTAAAACTACTTCCCAATATAATGCAACTCAGAAAAAAATCACAACGGGTCGGTGGAAGAAAACAAGCATTCAAATCAAAATCGTATCTTTGTAACAATGTCCAACAAAAAAACGTGGAAAGTAACGATGAGATCGATATACCTTTGCAATTCTGTAGGTTTAGAACGCGCAACGCGGAAAACGCTGTGGAGATTACGGAGAGATCGGAGTCGGTGACCCCTGGATAAAAGGAGCGTGAGACGGACTGCGAGAGATCTAGCTCGCGGAGGCGCGTGAATCTGGCGGCGATCCGGTTGAGCATATGGGGCCCGGCACGAGCACAGAGTTTCCTCCTCTCTGTGCTCTGGAGGCGGAGCCACCTCTTGCAGACGAGGCCGAAGAGATCTTTCTccacgtccagttgaagcttgGACAGCACGGCCCGAAGTTCATCGTCACCCAGGCTGTCATTTATGCAAGCCATCCCAGATAACCTACTCACTACTCATCGAACTCGTTTTTCCACAATTGTGAGTTTgtattgtttttattatttgtttaataaatatatcaaatcaactaattttttaatattaaaaatatcatttttaattatttttttagcaaATATAATACAATAATTTCTctagtgttgaaaaataatatttaaaatatgtgtattgaatatttgaatgttgaaaataagagttgtaaatattgaaaattagtgtgtgatgatataggtaatgatgtattttatttttggattatttgtaaagaaattctataaatagcctcaccatttgtgaagaaattcataattgagtagagagaaaaatattataaagtgtgttgtttggtaaattttgagagtttgagatttttactttttaccataaatttttacattttcacaacacgttatcagcacgaagctctaaaagtcctccatatttttccaagctccaaaacagaagaaaaaggtaacaaaagtaataatatttattttactgtttatttatttattgtgtatctatttaatatataatataatgttattcagaaataacaaaaataaatttttcaaaaacttgttataaatcctgggaggatgttaagacgacatcccacactcccggtaagggatacaaCAAGTATAAAAgtctataagatttttaaacaaaataacttgtgacaccacattataataatgtgatatgctatacataattatttaaacatgactaatattatatacatcatattattatcataaaattgtCTAAATACATGCGtttattttttgtacaccaacggtcataaacggtaacaaaacggctagtttttgccctatgaatatgatctcacaaacacattcaatcactccaactttcactTCTTCtcaaaaaattattcttcatcaaatttttgaagaaaaaagaacatgactttctcaaggttatttttaattattttggttatcatactcacgagtcttgtatttatcggagaatatcctcctcgtgtgttttctttatttttacaaatgcttgtacttgttgtttatccattactttgtattgcaatattcattaactaataaaatgcatcgtaatttttttagtaccaccatgtcaaaattggcaaagctcgaattcattgctcttgatatcacgggaaaaaattatatgccatggactctcgatgtagaaatgcatcttgagtcattgggtctaaatgagaccataaaagaaaatggcatatcgacatcccaagaaaaggcaaaagccatgatattcttgcgtcgacatctcgacgagggattgaaatgtgaatatctaattgaaaaagatcacatggctttgtggaaagattaaaagaaagattcgaacatataaggaaagttatacttccgaccgtcCGGGATGAATGAAATAcgttgagattccaagattttaaaaaattcagtgattacaactcggcgatgtatagaataatctcgcaattgaaATTTTGTGGGCACGAGATTACTGAaatggaaatgcttgaaaaaacatttttcacttttcacgcatcgaatataactctacagcaacaatatagagtgcgttgattttcgagatattctgaacttatcgcctgtctccttgtggcggaaaagaataatgagctgttaatgagaaatcatcaggcacgacccactggttcaacggcatttcctgaagtaaatgtcgtaaacaaaaatgaatttaaatctggaaatcaaatcaaagttatagacaagattttggtcgaggacgaaatcgaggtcgtggacgtggacgtggacgtggaagtggtcgtggacgcggccgtggttttgaaaataatcgagatagttacttccataactcatctcaaaagagtgccccaaaccatccacagaaaaggcatcatgaaaatatgaatgttaatgagaatcactcaaaaatatttgaaagttcttgtttcagatgtggtactccaagacattggtcccgtatttgtcgagcccctgaacacctttgtaaattttataaagaatcaataaaggggaaaaaaaaggagaccaacttcacttaacaaagtgaacctttgagtgattcaactcattttgatgctggagattttctgattgatttctcagacaa from Primulina tabacum isolate GXHZ01 chromosome 3, ASM2559414v2, whole genome shotgun sequence encodes:
- the LOC142539391 gene encoding putative GEM-like protein 8, whose amino-acid sequence is MGVKTSKSRIGKKNMQKEHVIMGIPISSQDYALSAKPILPDPVSQYQLLPSPANHYYKIRHSRVDSMISKINKLGQSVDIIAQGIREHVRLGPKLSETVKGKLSLGARILQLGGVDKIFKHKFDTRDGEKLFKASQCYLSTTAGPIAGLLFISNHRVAFCSERLIKLSSPSGKLVKIHYKVMIPLRKIRRANESEDVKKPTQKYVQVVTEDNFDFWFMGFLNHQRTFKYLQQAIHQAR
- the LOC142539390 gene encoding uncharacterized protein LOC142539390 → MACINDSLGDDELRAVLSKLQLDVEKDLFGLVCKRWLRLQSTERRKLCARAGPHMLNRIAARFTRLRELDLSQSVSRSFYPGVTDSDLSVISTAFSALRVLNLQNCKGITDNGISAIGSGLPSLESLDVSYCRKLTDKGLSTVVKGCRDLRALHLAGCRLISDSLLTHLSMNCNKLEELGLQSCTYLTDSGLTALAEGCRSLKYLDLNKCINIGDLGIYSIAKGCSSSLRTLKLLDCYKVGDDAILSLAKHCRNLEGLIIGGCRDIANESIKSLAGACYSSLKILRMDWCLNVSDISLDCIFTLCRKLEALDVACCEELTDAAFQSLGNDDFKLKLKILRVSNCPKITVDGITKLLMSCEALEYLDVRSCPHITKVSCHEAGLQFPIGCQVNFSGSLAEPEVLR